In the Oncorhynchus nerka isolate Pitt River linkage group LG2, Oner_Uvic_2.0, whole genome shotgun sequence genome, one interval contains:
- the LOC115116848 gene encoding gamma-crystallin M3-like, whose amino-acid sequence MNGKIIFYEDRNFQGCSYECSSDCSELSSHLNRCNSCRVESGMFMVYDRPNYMGHQYFLRRGEYPEYQHMLGFNDCIRSCRMIPQHMGQFRMKIYEKENFGGQMHEVMDDCDSIQERYHMPEMQSCNVMDGHWVMYEQPQFRGMQTYLRPGEYRNTREMGMGNDEMRFQSMRRISSDAAF is encoded by the exons ATGAACGGAAAG ATCATCTTCTACGAGGACAGGAACTTCCAGGGCTGCTCCTATGAGTGCAGCAGCGACTGCTCCGAGCTCTCCTCCCACCTGAACAGGTGCAACTCCTGCAGGGTGGAGAGTGGCATGTTCATGGTGTACGACCGGCCCAACTAcatgggccaccagtacttcctgaGGAGGGGAGAGTACCCTGAGTACCAGCACATGTTAGGCTTCAACGACTGCATCAGGTCTTGTCGTATGATCCCCCAG CACATGGGCCAGTTCAGGATGAAGATCTACGAGAAGGAGAACTTCGGAGGCCAGATGCACGAGGTGATGGACGACTGTGACTCCATCCAGGAGCGTTACCATATGCCCGAGATGCAGTCCTGCAACGTGATGGACGGCCACTGGGTCATGTACGAGCAGCCCCAATTCAGAGGCATGCAGACCTACCTGAGGCCTGGAGAGTACAGGAACACGAGAGAGATGGGAATGGGAAATGATGAAATGAGGTTCCAGTCCATGAGGCGCATCAGCAGCGATGCTGCCTTTTAA